A single window of Liolophura sinensis isolate JHLJ2023 chromosome 6, CUHK_Ljap_v2, whole genome shotgun sequence DNA harbors:
- the LOC135466950 gene encoding tubulin polyglutamylase TTLL5-like, translating into MFNQLICVRQPGPKMSSNLSGLEKRAICFCLSRSRPSSASSNKSGVRVINHRPASANSTKSVSAGKPPLERGYVDVYNEKAINEALQRLAHRQQARQYSATNSTVGFSEMPSNVPLYRSNSQQSIRTEVFRTRSLSTGDTSTTDMHKVQRHTNDRSHVHQPDAPQGKYITLEEHRSSLRLPSRPQVRAGSLKTANATFNSFIEDKGPSWQSDLALAYNQITGSSLNHFGVGSQGNRSYKVAQQQQLAKQQRMMAQSKALLESSKAKHLAMVAQAHAAQLPGTQGLMGSQASLSSETSTQPYEPKPPTRPVTGKKVNNHFRVARPLTLEVGAGGDKHINPDTFQLSSHLVSSSISGAKLLTQ; encoded by the exons CTGTGTTAGACAGCCTGGCCCCAAAATGAGCAGCAATCTCTCAGGTCTAGAGAAACGGGCAATATGCTTTTGTCTG TCCCGAAGTCGTCCCTCCTCGGCCAGCAGTAATAAAT CAGGTGTGCGTGTGATCAACCATCGACCAGCCTCAGCAAATTCGACAAAATCCGTTTCAGCTGGGAAACCACCATTAG AAAGAGGCTATGTGGATGTGTACAATGAGAAAGCCATTAATGAGGCACTGCAGAGGCTAGCCCACAGACAACAGGCCCGTCAGTACTCGGCCACTAACAGTACTGTGGGCTTCTCCGAGATGCCCAGCAATGTGCCACTGTACCGCAGTAACAGTCAGCAGAGCATTCGCACGGAGGTGTTCCGCACCCGCTCACTCTCCACGGGGGATACTTCTACAACTGACATGCACAAAGTTCAGAGACACACCAATGACAGGAGCCATGTCCATCAGCCTGATGCCCCGCAGGGAAAATACATCACTCTGGAGGAACACAGGAGTTCCTTGCGCCTGCCTTCCAGGCCTCAGGTTCGGGCAGGTAGCCTAAAGACTGCTAATGCCACCTTCAATAGCTTTATAGAGGACAAAGGCCCCTCGTGGCAGAGTGATCTGGCCTTGGCCTATAACCAAATTACAGGGAGCAGTTTAAACCATTTTGGTGTGGGCAGTCAGGGTAATCGATCTTATAAGGtggcacaacaacaacaacttgccAAGCAGCAGAGAATGATGGCACAAAGTAAAGCCCTGTTGGAGTCGAGTAAGGCCAAGCACCTTGCCATGGTAGCACAGGCTCATGCAGCCCAGCTCCCAGGGACCCAAGGCCTAATGGGTAGTCAGGCCAGCCTTAGCTCTGAGACTAGCACCCAGCCGTATGAACCCAAGCCCCCAACCAGACCGGTCACGGGAAAGAAAGTGAACAATCACTTTAGGGTAGCTAG GCCGCTGACACTGGAGGTGGGGGCAGGAGGAGACAAGCACATCAATCCCGATACCTTCCAGCTCAGTTCACATCTTGTCTCGTCTTCCATATCAG GTGCCAAATTGCTGACACAGTGA